In Panacibacter ginsenosidivorans, the following proteins share a genomic window:
- a CDS encoding glycosyltransferase family 4 protein has product MNVLIAIGSFYDGGAEIFAIRLANALSESRQVVFVELQPYETDKKSQRKLLSPAVKVIQLGKNVPGFLLHKYLRKGRVRQRLKHYYNASVEQTFGKVLKEYNIQVVHSHCLQTDIYFTRLKSKYSFKLATTLHGHYELEQKEKLLGLFESNHMQERTDKYVWVTQQQNETLDNLKVPNKKRNKIYYGIPGDIAKACTVYTPDEPLKIVMAARGIPEKGWKETIDACLLLLKKFPGKLQLTLLGDGVFIDELRSLYNHTAIHFYGYIEDVLPFIEDAHIAVLPSYYKAESLPNSIIEYLFCGKPVIATSIGAVEEMISYNHERAGILIGLVHEKVAVQDIADAIQVYLENPELVAQHSVIALQAAQKFDMKQCVDSYTALYEEMLNEPVMQQ; this is encoded by the coding sequence ATGAATGTGCTGATTGCTATAGGCAGTTTTTATGATGGCGGCGCTGAAATATTTGCTATAAGGCTTGCCAATGCATTAAGTGAAAGCAGGCAGGTTGTTTTTGTGGAACTCCAACCTTATGAAACAGACAAGAAAAGCCAGCGCAAACTTTTATCTCCGGCAGTGAAAGTGATACAGTTGGGAAAAAATGTTCCTGGTTTCCTTTTACATAAATATCTTAGAAAAGGAAGGGTGCGGCAAAGATTGAAGCATTATTATAATGCCTCGGTTGAGCAAACTTTTGGCAAGGTGCTTAAAGAATATAATATACAAGTGGTGCACAGCCATTGCCTGCAAACTGATATTTATTTTACCAGGCTTAAATCAAAATATTCTTTTAAACTGGCCACAACCCTGCATGGACATTATGAGCTGGAACAAAAAGAAAAGTTGTTGGGTTTGTTTGAAAGTAACCACATGCAGGAAAGAACGGATAAGTATGTTTGGGTTACACAACAGCAAAATGAAACGCTTGATAATTTGAAAGTGCCAAACAAAAAAAGAAATAAAATATATTATGGTATTCCGGGAGATATTGCAAAGGCATGCACGGTTTATACACCGGATGAGCCATTGAAAATTGTCATGGCTGCCAGAGGCATTCCCGAAAAAGGATGGAAAGAAACTATTGATGCCTGCCTGCTGCTCTTAAAAAAATTTCCCGGCAAACTACAGCTTACATTATTAGGAGATGGTGTTTTCATAGATGAATTACGATCGCTTTATAATCACACTGCTATTCATTTTTACGGTTATATTGAGGATGTACTGCCGTTTATTGAAGATGCACATATTGCTGTATTGCCTTCATACTATAAAGCAGAGAGTTTACCAAACTCCATTATTGAATATCTTTTTTGCGGCAAGCCCGTGATTGCAACAAGCATAGGCGCTGTGGAAGAAATGATCAGCTATAACCATGAAAGAGCGGGCATCCTGATCGGTCTTGTACATGAAAAAGTTGCTGTGCAGGATATTGCCGATGCCATACAGGTATATCTTGAGAACCCGGAACTGGTTGCACAACATTCAGTGATTGCTTTACAGGCGGCACAAAAATTTGACATGAAGCAATGCGTGGATTCGTATACGGCTTTGTATGAAGAAATGCTTAACGAACCTGTAATGCAACAGTGA
- a CDS encoding alpha-1,2-fucosyltransferase, whose translation MVVIDHKAGQLANRLFQFSYFIAHSLEHDYKLINPCFEEYRDLFETTSKSNFDTGNIQLAFSRNLFINKKLTQLINRLRRPASKNNSKLFFFEFHNIRQQYDQQHKVFDMSDASFVKKAKRKILFAKGWHYRDTAALIKHADTVRKIFTPCDIFMNQVKNVVAATKNYDVRIGVHLRKGDYENFFEGRWFYDDTVYAQKMQALQNTFAAQKKTCVFILFSNEIIDATSFAGLNILTGQRPAITDLYSMAACDYLVGPPSTFTMWASFYGSVPLLILKNKDTIPAVENFKIANGIEAFF comes from the coding sequence ATGGTGGTTATTGATCATAAGGCCGGGCAACTTGCCAACAGGTTGTTCCAGTTCTCTTACTTTATTGCACATTCACTTGAACACGATTATAAACTTATCAATCCCTGTTTCGAAGAATACAGGGACCTGTTTGAAACAACCAGCAAGAGCAATTTTGACACAGGTAATATACAGCTTGCCTTTTCGCGTAACTTATTTATCAATAAAAAACTTACACAGCTCATTAACAGGCTTAGAAGACCAGCATCAAAAAATAACAGCAAGCTCTTTTTTTTTGAATTTCATAATATCAGGCAACAGTACGACCAACAGCATAAAGTGTTTGATATGTCTGATGCTTCTTTTGTAAAAAAAGCAAAACGGAAAATATTATTTGCAAAAGGTTGGCACTACAGGGATACAGCAGCATTAATTAAACACGCAGATACTGTCCGAAAAATTTTTACACCATGCGACATATTTATGAACCAGGTGAAAAATGTTGTTGCAGCAACAAAAAATTATGATGTGCGTATCGGGGTACATTTAAGGAAAGGCGATTATGAAAACTTTTTTGAAGGACGCTGGTTTTATGATGACACTGTTTATGCACAAAAAATGCAGGCTTTACAAAATACATTTGCAGCACAAAAAAAGACCTGTGTATTTATTTTGTTTTCAAACGAAATTATTGATGCAACAAGTTTTGCCGGGTTGAATATTTTAACGGGCCAACGACCGGCAATCACAGATCTCTACAGCATGGCTGCATGCGATTATCTTGTCGGGCCACCAAGTACGTTTACGATGTGGGCCTCTTTTTATGGCAGCGTTCCCTTACTTATTTTAAAAAATAAAGACACTATACCAGCAGTCGAAAATTTTAAGATCGCTAACGGGATAGAAGCATTCTTTTGA
- a CDS encoding glycosyltransferase WbsX family protein — protein MSTFTNIDIRAIAIYLPQFHPIPENDAWWGKGFTEWTNVTKAKPLFEGHYQPHLPADLGFYDLRIAAVREAQAKLAAAHGIYGFCYYHYWFNGKQLLERPFKEVFESGRPDFPFMLCWANENWTRVWDGGDKEILMQQEHSAADDIKHIQTLLPYFKDKRYIKVNGKPVLAIYRSALLPDIKNTLLLWRKEAAKEGMELYICRFESFDFHGAACMEDGFDAAIDFEPLGNNLRQYKNWRLTQKRKQFYFRWKDRFYKKVIQRTSPALYKKYYREVLKPNMIDYADYAAFAANVPLPNYTFYPCVSPMWDNSARRKKDPIIFYNSSPEAYKSWLESVLKKFKPYSKDENFVFINAWNEWAEGNHLEPCAKWGRQYLQATKDALETIKTQAEKYYDHFAHRPL, from the coding sequence TTGAGCACATTCACCAACATAGATATCAGAGCCATTGCTATTTATTTGCCACAGTTTCATCCTATACCGGAGAATGATGCCTGGTGGGGAAAAGGTTTTACCGAGTGGACAAATGTTACCAAAGCAAAACCTCTGTTCGAAGGGCATTACCAGCCACATCTGCCTGCTGATCTTGGGTTCTACGATCTGCGCATTGCAGCAGTAAGAGAAGCACAGGCAAAACTAGCCGCGGCACATGGCATATATGGTTTCTGTTATTATCATTACTGGTTCAATGGTAAACAATTACTGGAAAGACCCTTTAAAGAAGTATTTGAAAGTGGCAGACCCGATTTCCCTTTTATGCTTTGCTGGGCCAATGAAAACTGGACAAGGGTTTGGGATGGCGGGGATAAGGAAATACTGATGCAGCAGGAGCATTCAGCAGCAGATGATATAAAACATATACAAACATTATTGCCCTATTTTAAGGACAAGCGATACATAAAAGTAAATGGCAAACCTGTACTGGCTATTTATAGATCAGCCTTGTTACCCGATATAAAAAATACGCTGCTGTTGTGGCGTAAAGAAGCAGCAAAAGAAGGAATGGAATTGTATATCTGCCGCTTTGAAAGTTTTGACTTTCATGGTGCTGCCTGTATGGAAGATGGTTTTGATGCAGCCATTGATTTTGAACCACTGGGCAATAACCTGCGCCAGTATAAGAACTGGCGACTGACACAAAAGCGAAAACAATTTTATTTCCGGTGGAAAGACCGTTTCTACAAAAAAGTGATACAAAGAACTTCTCCTGCTTTATATAAAAAATATTACCGGGAAGTTTTAAAACCAAACATGATCGATTATGCAGATTATGCTGCTTTTGCGGCGAACGTTCCTTTGCCAAACTATACTTTTTATCCCTGTGTAAGCCCGATGTGGGATAACAGTGCCAGGAGAAAAAAAGATCCTATTATTTTTTATAACTCAAGCCCTGAAGCTTACAAGTCATGGCTTGAATCGGTTCTAAAAAAATTCAAACCGTACAGTAAAGATGAAAACTTTGTCTTTATCAATGCCTGGAACGAATGGGCAGAAGGCAATCACCTGGAGCCTTGCGCAAAATGGGGAAGGCAATATTTGCAGGCCACAAAAGATGCGCTGGAAACCATCAAAACGCAAGCTGAAAAATATTATGATCATTTTGCGCATCGTCCTCTCTGA
- a CDS encoding glycosyltransferase WbsX family protein, translating into MPRLIAYYLPQYHPIPENDAWWGTGFTEWTNVAKAKPLFNGHYQPHFPADLGYYDLRVPEVREQQEAMARQYGIEGFMYYHYWFGNGRVLLERPMQQMLRAKKNNFPFCLCWANESWKGVWHGVSTGKTLIEQTYPGKSDYEKHFYYLLDAFNDERYIKVDNKPVFNVYMPLNLPDIHEFANTFHELAIKEGFSGMYLIGSRCPIDWNPCQYGFSGVIGSEMANLRIKQRSYFSKKKIYLVKKIQSHTQQLAKKKMFAPNKIPLVTAYENIIDQLITDKTFSFDYYPCAVPNWDNTPRAGADGLVFHHSTPQLFGKHLQHALQKVSHLPAERQFVFIKSWNEWAEGNYLEPDQQFGYGYLEEIKQQLQAIA; encoded by the coding sequence ATGCCCAGGCTTATTGCATATTACCTTCCGCAATATCATCCGATACCAGAGAATGATGCATGGTGGGGAACCGGTTTTACAGAGTGGACAAATGTTGCAAAAGCAAAGCCCTTATTTAATGGTCATTACCAGCCACATTTTCCTGCTGATCTTGGCTATTATGACCTGCGTGTGCCTGAAGTAAGAGAGCAACAGGAGGCAATGGCCAGGCAATACGGCATAGAAGGTTTTATGTATTATCATTACTGGTTTGGTAATGGACGTGTGTTGCTTGAACGACCCATGCAGCAAATGTTGCGGGCAAAAAAAAATAATTTCCCTTTTTGTTTATGCTGGGCCAATGAAAGCTGGAAAGGTGTGTGGCACGGCGTATCAACGGGTAAAACGTTGATTGAACAAACATATCCCGGTAAAAGCGATTATGAAAAACACTTTTATTATTTGCTGGATGCGTTCAACGATGAGCGTTATATAAAAGTGGATAACAAACCGGTGTTCAATGTATATATGCCTTTGAATCTTCCGGATATACATGAATTTGCCAACACGTTTCATGAACTTGCCATAAAAGAAGGATTTAGCGGCATGTATTTAATTGGCAGCCGTTGCCCTATCGACTGGAACCCTTGCCAGTATGGGTTTTCCGGGGTTATTGGTTCAGAAATGGCAAACCTTCGCATTAAGCAACGTTCTTATTTCAGTAAGAAAAAAATATACCTGGTAAAAAAAATTCAGTCGCATACACAGCAGCTTGCAAAAAAAAAGATGTTTGCGCCTAACAAAATTCCATTGGTTACTGCGTATGAAAATATTATTGACCAGCTTATAACAGACAAGACTTTTTCTTTTGATTATTATCCATGCGCAGTGCCTAACTGGGACAATACACCCAGAGCAGGCGCAGATGGTTTGGTGTTTCACCATTCTACACCCCAGCTTTTTGGAAAACATTTGCAACATGCCTTGCAGAAAGTTTCGCATTTGCCAGCTGAAAGACAATTTGTTTTTATTAAATCGTGGAACGAATGGGCAGAAGGCAATTACCTGGAACCCGATCAGCAATTTGGTTATGGTTACCTGGAGGAAATAAAACAACAGTTGCAGGCAATTGCTTAA
- a CDS encoding glycosyltransferase family 2 protein — translation MPAYNAAASVASGIKSLQEQTYSNWELIIVDDGSTDDTAAIIQSIAHTDKRIKYFYQQNSKQGKARNKGIKEAAGAFIAFIDADDVWMHNKLEKQIEFINLTNADLVFADVTAIDEKGDPYLDSWNVTDATYSGDEGLLAFMQENKAPLLSVLVKKEAVLKVNGFDEDRDMQYVEDYDLWLRMLQSGARFASSSEKLACYSFDTKKTTARKKTLINVVNTLKKVSVHDESLQQQKNLAMTLWTRKIIKRCTPAIEKADMKKIISLIPSPPVKFFLSIINNILGASVAGRIILLFTKNVSVQG, via the coding sequence ATGCCGGCCTACAATGCAGCAGCATCTGTTGCATCAGGTATAAAGAGTTTGCAGGAACAAACTTATTCCAACTGGGAACTCATCATTGTTGATGATGGTTCAACCGATGATACAGCAGCAATCATACAATCCATTGCCCATACGGATAAACGCATAAAATATTTTTACCAGCAAAATAGCAAACAGGGCAAAGCAAGAAACAAAGGAATAAAAGAAGCGGCCGGTGCCTTCATTGCTTTTATTGATGCAGATGATGTGTGGATGCATAACAAACTGGAAAAGCAAATTGAGTTTATTAATCTAACCAATGCGGATCTTGTTTTTGCAGATGTAACGGCCATAGATGAAAAAGGTGATCCTTACCTGGATTCCTGGAACGTGACAGATGCTACTTATTCAGGTGATGAAGGTTTACTTGCCTTCATGCAGGAAAATAAAGCGCCGCTGCTGAGTGTACTGGTAAAAAAAGAAGCAGTATTGAAAGTAAATGGTTTTGATGAAGACAGGGATATGCAGTATGTAGAAGATTATGATCTCTGGTTACGTATGTTGCAAAGCGGGGCCAGGTTTGCTTCTTCTTCTGAGAAACTTGCCTGTTACAGCTTTGATACAAAGAAAACAACAGCCAGGAAAAAAACACTGATCAATGTGGTGAACACTTTGAAAAAAGTTTCTGTTCATGATGAATCACTACAGCAGCAGAAAAATCTTGCGATGACATTGTGGACAAGAAAGATCATTAAAAGATGTACACCTGCGATAGAAAAAGCGGATATGAAAAAAATAATTTCGCTCATTCCGTCACCCCCGGTAAAATTTTTTCTTTCAATAATCAATAACATACTGGGTGCTTCAGTTGCGGGTAGAATAATTTTATTATTTACAAAAAATGTTTCTGTGCAGGGATAA
- a CDS encoding sulfotransferase family 2 domain-containing protein, with the protein MSLIKNIKRLVKGSPPRKAYVAGNINYDHHYIFIHIPKNAGTSVYKALSFSNSTHAEAKQYKQMLGKSYEDFFSFCFVRNPFDRFISTYNYARLEESYYHSSIDPSKTKFGKHLDYDILKDASLEEAVDLLLEGKLIHDKAWNHWKPQVQWILDEDEKVIVDYIGRLENIQTDFSYICNKLQLPVHNSLPALNVSEAKKKDYRDLINPGMRAKLEHYYRKDLEILEYEF; encoded by the coding sequence ATGTCATTGATAAAAAATATAAAGAGGTTAGTAAAGGGTTCACCGCCCCGCAAGGCTTATGTTGCCGGTAATATCAATTACGATCATCATTATATTTTCATTCACATCCCAAAAAATGCGGGCACTTCTGTATATAAAGCGTTGTCTTTTTCCAACTCAACACATGCGGAAGCAAAACAGTACAAACAAATGTTGGGGAAATCCTATGAGGATTTCTTTTCTTTTTGTTTTGTAAGAAACCCTTTCGACAGGTTTATATCCACTTATAATTATGCAAGGCTTGAAGAGAGTTATTATCATTCTTCCATAGATCCTTCCAAAACAAAATTTGGTAAACACCTTGACTATGATATTTTAAAAGATGCTTCTCTGGAAGAAGCGGTGGACCTGTTACTGGAAGGAAAGCTGATACATGATAAAGCGTGGAACCACTGGAAGCCGCAGGTGCAGTGGATATTGGATGAAGACGAAAAAGTGATCGTTGACTATATTGGCAGGCTCGAAAACATACAAACAGATTTTAGCTATATCTGTAACAAATTACAGTTGCCTGTCCATAACAGTTTGCCGGCATTGAATGTTTCAGAAGCGAAGAAGAAAGATTACAGGGATTTGATAAACCCGGGTATGCGTGCAAAACTGGAACACTATTACCGGAAAGATCTTGAAATATTAGAGTATGAATTTTAG
- a CDS encoding sulfotransferase family 2 domain-containing protein, translating to MKGILTSNIQKAKRYIKENRRRKIAAAYYREHEALRPGNYYSTNCFDYYKCIFIHIPKTAGLSVSKSLFGNYAGGHLSYDSYVKKFGKATVDNYFKFTFVRNPWERLASAYFFLKKGGMNSADAAFAKKYLSSVNNFESFVNDWLSEDNLDLYYHIIPQYKYITSNNAERIMVDFVGKYENLQDDFRRICNSIFHTEKLLLDINSTEASKIKYKTLYTEDMKKKVAVLYAMDIQMFGYAF from the coding sequence ATGAAAGGGATACTTACATCAAATATTCAAAAAGCCAAACGGTATATCAAAGAAAACAGGCGCAGAAAAATTGCGGCAGCTTATTACCGCGAGCATGAAGCCTTGCGGCCTGGTAATTATTATTCGACAAATTGCTTTGACTATTACAAGTGTATCTTCATACACATACCAAAAACAGCAGGATTATCTGTTTCAAAATCTTTGTTTGGGAATTATGCAGGTGGACATCTTAGCTATGATTCATATGTAAAAAAGTTTGGAAAAGCGACGGTTGATAATTACTTCAAATTTACTTTTGTTCGAAATCCATGGGAGAGACTTGCTTCTGCATATTTCTTTTTAAAGAAAGGAGGAATGAATTCAGCGGATGCGGCTTTTGCAAAAAAATATCTTTCCTCTGTAAATAATTTTGAATCATTTGTGAACGATTGGCTTTCTGAAGATAACCTCGATTTATATTATCATATTATTCCGCAATACAAGTATATCACTTCAAATAATGCAGAAAGAATTATGGTTGATTTTGTTGGAAAATATGAAAACCTGCAAGATGATTTCAGAAGAATATGCAACTCTATATTTCATACCGAGAAGTTACTTTTAGATATCAATTCTACCGAAGCTTCTAAAATAAAATACAAGACACTTTACACAGAAGATATGAAAAAAAAGGTGGCTGTGCTTTATGCCATGGATATACAAATGTTTGGATATGCTTTTTAA
- a CDS encoding glycosyltransferase — MENREGVSVIICCYNSALRLPETLRHIYNQKVPEQIGWEIIVVDNNSTDNTSDVAMSEWRRYNNNIPFKVVHQEIQGLSFARSKGFENANYDILIFCDDDNWLRDDYIRYAFEIMQSNESIGILGGVSSGYFEVGKPFWFDAFMESYAVGKQMYETGIANSRTYLAGAAVVVRKAIYQKLNFLSYSLLLTGRIGKRLTSGEDTELCWLAMFLGFNLYYDERLRFVHFMPKQRLNWKYCVSMIAYGHSIPRIYFSLYHYLHNNIFNNREVSFDITYKTLMRRHLNYLRKHNPNLKSILNAVRSLFISTEGSEKEIQFKSDIHKLRYLLFNKSDLEKNFYAITSLMQKIKQQNVS; from the coding sequence GTGGAAAATAGGGAAGGTGTTTCTGTAATTATTTGTTGCTATAATAGCGCACTTCGGTTGCCCGAGACATTGCGACATATTTATAATCAAAAAGTTCCGGAGCAAATTGGATGGGAGATTATTGTTGTTGACAATAATTCTACAGATAACACTTCCGATGTGGCGATGTCGGAATGGAGAAGGTATAATAATAATATACCATTTAAAGTAGTACACCAGGAAATACAAGGTCTAAGCTTTGCGCGGAGCAAAGGGTTTGAAAATGCGAACTATGACATATTGATTTTTTGTGATGATGATAACTGGTTAAGGGATGACTATATCAGATATGCTTTTGAAATTATGCAAAGCAACGAGAGTATTGGAATATTAGGCGGTGTTTCCAGCGGTTACTTTGAAGTTGGGAAACCATTTTGGTTTGATGCATTCATGGAGTCCTATGCAGTTGGGAAGCAGATGTATGAAACTGGCATAGCAAATTCCCGAACCTATCTTGCAGGTGCTGCTGTGGTGGTAAGAAAAGCTATTTACCAGAAATTAAATTTTTTATCATACTCGCTTCTTCTTACTGGACGAATTGGAAAGCGTTTGACTTCAGGTGAAGACACGGAACTTTGTTGGTTAGCTATGTTTTTGGGATTTAACTTATACTATGATGAAAGACTACGCTTTGTTCATTTTATGCCTAAGCAACGACTTAACTGGAAATATTGCGTTTCGATGATCGCATATGGGCACTCTATTCCTCGTATTTATTTTTCCCTTTATCATTACCTGCATAACAATATTTTCAATAATAGGGAAGTTAGCTTTGATATTACTTATAAAACTTTGATGAGAAGGCATTTGAATTATTTGCGTAAACATAATCCCAACCTGAAATCAATTTTAAATGCTGTAAGATCACTTTTTATTTCTACTGAAGGTTCAGAAAAGGAAATCCAGTTTAAATCCGATATACATAAATTAAGATATCTGTTATTTAATAAATCGGATTTAGAAAAAAATTTTTATGCTATTACCAGTTTAATGCAAAAAATTAAACAGCAAAATGTATCTTAA
- a CDS encoding glycosyltransferase, translated as MYLKQSNGISVLICTYNGANRLGKTLAHLAAQVTVDSLKWEIILIDNNSNDNTSEISKNIWQQLSCKIPFYIFKEPRPGKSFALETGVSKSNYDILIICDDDNWLQENYVQYAYDFLQKNRTVGILGSFAEPYLDSAKPLWFDKYENVFAIGRQMPQTGIANKRNYLFGAGMVIRKEIYTTVAALNHEMFLTCRKGNELSSGGDSEICLLAMQLGYDLYYDEGLQFTHYISPGRLKWSYCVEMITKGFASPQIYYAIYDYCFNAVNKNEAADFENLYRWNMRKQKRILLNEISGAGNFFSSVAALLFSKPGNDKEIRIKTAINKLRYMQKNKKQLAADFEKILALAKRMQQVKALPMEQDKQQIIQQQ; from the coding sequence ATGTATCTTAAACAGAGTAATGGTATTTCTGTTTTGATTTGTACTTATAATGGGGCAAATCGTTTGGGTAAAACGCTTGCACATCTTGCTGCCCAGGTAACAGTCGATAGTTTGAAGTGGGAGATAATTCTTATAGATAATAACTCCAATGACAATACATCTGAAATTTCTAAAAATATATGGCAGCAGTTATCATGCAAAATCCCTTTTTATATTTTCAAGGAACCAAGGCCCGGCAAAAGTTTTGCGCTGGAAACGGGTGTTTCAAAATCTAATTATGATATACTAATCATCTGTGATGATGATAATTGGTTACAGGAGAATTACGTGCAGTATGCTTATGATTTTTTACAGAAAAATCGCACAGTTGGGATATTAGGAAGTTTTGCAGAACCTTATCTCGATTCGGCAAAACCTCTTTGGTTTGATAAATATGAAAATGTTTTTGCAATCGGCAGACAGATGCCACAAACTGGAATTGCCAACAAAAGAAATTATTTATTTGGTGCAGGTATGGTTATCAGAAAAGAAATTTATACAACTGTTGCTGCTTTAAATCATGAGATGTTTCTTACCTGCAGAAAAGGAAACGAACTTTCTTCCGGCGGCGACTCTGAAATATGTTTACTTGCCATGCAACTGGGTTATGATCTTTATTATGATGAAGGCCTGCAATTTACTCACTACATAAGTCCCGGTCGTTTAAAATGGTCCTATTGTGTTGAAATGATTACCAAAGGTTTTGCGTCTCCGCAGATATACTATGCCATTTACGATTATTGTTTTAATGCGGTCAATAAGAATGAAGCTGCTGATTTCGAAAATTTATACCGCTGGAACATGCGCAAACAAAAACGCATATTGCTGAATGAGATCAGTGGTGCAGGGAATTTTTTTAGTTCAGTTGCTGCTTTGCTCTTTAGTAAGCCCGGGAATGATAAAGAGATAAGGATTAAAACAGCCATTAATAAACTGCGGTACATGCAAAAGAACAAAAAGCAATTGGCCGCAGATTTTGAAAAAATACTTGCATTGGCAAAGCGTATGCAGCAGGTAAAAGCATTACCAATGGAGCAGGATAAACAACAAATCATACAACAGCAATAA
- a CDS encoding FkbM family methyltransferase: MKQRIYKMLGSLRRFFYEPVLLKFTSNHDSILDSRADEIKRNIALTMPDNIVLKGYKCYSAGEEDGMIEAIFEKITAGSKTFLEIGCERGLENNSHFLLLNGWQGMWVDGNPAFIKSISSFLGGENLAKLMVRQLFVDKENVRKLFDDVYAYYKVNEVDFFSLDIDGNDYHVMQSVLEYGVQPKMICVEYNAKWGKHANVKVSYDAGFVWAADDYMGVALAAWLQLFGQHGYTLLSCDMGGNNAFFIRNEYANLFTIYSPSLLYQPARYYLTRRRSGHPSTLKMLKNVLNKTV, from the coding sequence ATGAAGCAAAGAATATATAAGATGCTGGGCAGTCTCCGCAGGTTCTTTTATGAACCTGTATTGCTTAAATTCACCAGCAACCATGACAGTATTTTAGACAGCCGGGCCGATGAGATCAAACGCAATATTGCGCTTACCATGCCTGATAATATTGTATTGAAAGGTTATAAATGCTACAGTGCCGGGGAAGAGGACGGTATGATAGAAGCCATATTCGAAAAAATTACAGCGGGCAGCAAAACTTTTTTAGAGATCGGTTGTGAACGTGGTCTTGAAAACAATTCTCATTTCCTTTTGCTTAATGGCTGGCAGGGTATGTGGGTGGATGGTAACCCGGCCTTTATCAAATCAATTAGTTCTTTTCTTGGCGGTGAGAATTTAGCAAAACTTATGGTGCGGCAATTGTTTGTTGACAAAGAAAATGTGCGCAAGCTTTTTGATGATGTGTATGCTTACTATAAAGTAAATGAAGTTGATTTCTTTTCACTTGATATTGATGGCAACGATTATCATGTCATGCAATCAGTACTTGAATATGGTGTACAACCAAAAATGATCTGTGTAGAATACAATGCCAAATGGGGAAAGCATGCCAATGTAAAAGTAAGTTATGATGCAGGCTTTGTGTGGGCTGCGGATGATTATATGGGCGTTGCTTTAGCTGCATGGCTGCAGCTTTTCGGTCAGCATGGATATACATTGCTTAGCTGTGATATGGGTGGTAACAATGCTTTTTTTATCAGGAATGAATATGCAAATTTATTTACCATTTACAGCCCTTCATTGTTGTACCAGCCTGCACGTTATTACTTAACAAGAAGAAGGTCAGGGCATCCGTCTACCTTAAAGATGCTGAAAAATGTGCTTAATAAAACAGTCTGA
- a CDS encoding glycosyltransferase family 2 protein — protein MQIVSIIAVCYNQAAYVADTLNSIKAQTYPNIQLIVADDGSEDGSKEVIKNWIAQNDPSAIFIDHQKNLGLTKNINSALPYIKGDYFQVFGCDDIMLPDKIERQVALLQANKDAGIVYSDMQLIDKEGHDLPLTYFQKHAYKQPFSGDHYESLINRIIPAAPTVLIKKGVLEKTGYYNEKLDYEDYDYFLRAAKHYSFIYEPTITVKYRVLESSLSNHNVYPVKYFRNLFTVLYSNYDTRKQYRQQFNDRLLFCIKNLYSLKYKNAFGLFSKALLKTGDTRLLKYTIASIPFMFTGIK, from the coding sequence GTGCAGATTGTTTCCATCATAGCTGTATGTTATAACCAGGCTGCTTATGTAGCGGATACATTGAACAGTATTAAAGCGCAGACATACCCCAACATCCAACTTATTGTTGCGGATGATGGTTCAGAAGATGGTTCTAAAGAAGTGATCAAAAACTGGATCGCTCAAAATGATCCCTCAGCCATATTTATCGATCATCAAAAGAACCTGGGGCTTACCAAAAATATCAACAGTGCATTACCCTATATAAAAGGAGATTATTTCCAGGTATTCGGCTGTGATGATATTATGCTGCCGGATAAAATTGAAAGACAAGTGGCCTTGCTGCAGGCAAATAAAGATGCCGGTATCGTGTACAGTGATATGCAATTAATAGATAAAGAAGGACATGATCTTCCACTTACCTATTTTCAAAAGCATGCATATAAGCAACCTTTCAGCGGCGATCATTATGAAAGCCTTATTAACCGCATTATTCCTGCGGCACCAACGGTACTTATAAAAAAAGGAGTACTGGAAAAAACCGGTTATTATAATGAGAAACTTGACTATGAAGATTATGATTATTTTCTACGTGCCGCAAAACATTATTCATTTATTTATGAACCAACAATTACCGTAAAATACCGTGTACTGGAAAGTTCATTGAGTAACCATAATGTGTATCCTGTAAAATATTTCAGGAACCTGTTTACAGTTCTCTATTCTAATTACGACACGAGAAAGCAATACCGGCAGCAATTCAACGACCGGTTATTGTTCTGCATCAAGAACCTGTACAGCCTTAAATATAAAAATGCATTTGGGTTGTTTTCAAAAGCATTATTAAAAACAGGTGACACACGATTGTTGAAATATACAATTGCAAGTATTCCATTTATGTTCACCGGGATAAAATAA